A genomic segment from Sulfitobacter mediterraneus encodes:
- a CDS encoding ABC transporter permease, whose amino-acid sequence MSARGYLYAIAAHIGFVLLWQLAVIVADVPSYILPSPLETIAEITDSSYNWWTHTWVTTLEIFGGYAMAVIVGVALAVLFVWVPPLNASLMPLLVTLNMVPKVAMAPLFIIWFSYGIVPNMIIAFTICFFPIVLTTYRGLVEVEPDLINLVKALKANRWQIFIKIQLPGSLPYLFSGMKVAAILAVAGAIVGEFIASEEGLGNFLLIQQNALNTSAMMMALLLITAIGMALYGFVIALEYIFITRKGIQT is encoded by the coding sequence ATGTCCGCTCGTGGATACTTATACGCAATTGCGGCGCATATCGGGTTCGTCCTGTTGTGGCAGCTCGCTGTCATCGTCGCTGATGTACCCAGCTACATCTTGCCATCACCGCTCGAGACCATCGCGGAAATCACGGACAGTTCTTATAACTGGTGGACCCATACATGGGTCACCACGTTGGAGATCTTTGGCGGTTATGCCATGGCTGTGATCGTGGGGGTGGCGCTGGCGGTTTTGTTCGTCTGGGTGCCGCCGCTGAACGCATCGCTGATGCCGCTGCTGGTGACTTTGAACATGGTGCCCAAAGTCGCGATGGCGCCGTTGTTCATCATCTGGTTCAGCTACGGCATTGTTCCCAATATGATAATTGCATTCACAATCTGCTTCTTCCCGATTGTTCTGACGACCTATCGCGGGTTGGTCGAGGTGGAGCCGGATCTTATCAACCTGGTCAAGGCGCTCAAGGCGAACCGCTGGCAGATCTTCATCAAGATCCAATTGCCTGGATCTCTCCCCTATCTGTTCTCCGGGATGAAGGTTGCCGCAATCCTCGCTGTGGCAGGCGCAATCGTGGGCGAATTCATCGCCTCCGAAGAGGGTTTGGGGAACTTTCTGCTGATCCAGCAGAACGCGCTCAACACCTCGGCAATGATGATGGCGCTGCTGCTGATCACGGCGATTGGCATGGCCCTCTACGGCTTTGTCATCGCGCTCGAATACATCTTCATCACACGTAAGGGAATTCAGACATGA
- a CDS encoding NAD-dependent epimerase/dehydratase family protein has product MTTTIETLNPSLFPEAFRDVEHLEDFMSIPTQEVVDDLNSLDGDIMILGVGGKIGVTMARMAKKACPDKRVIGVSRFSEEGVQERLNAWGIETIPCDLLDRDAVNALPKIKNVIYMAGLKFDFRGREDFLWAMNTIAPQITAEAFKDSRLVTFSTIHVYPWSNPLHGGVTEQDLPLARPGEYANSVVGRERTFEYFSKLHGTPGRAMRFVYAIDPRYGVMQEIASWVKDGKDIPLDTGHVNIMWQGDANAQFLRMLANTTVPTSPINVGGPETVSVRYLANRFGQEFGIEPRFTGQEQDNCLLVNCDKANGILGNPVVPMDPMIKWVADWVKTGKPVHGKPSKFEVRSGEF; this is encoded by the coding sequence ATGACAACTACAATTGAAACCCTGAACCCGAGCTTGTTTCCCGAAGCGTTTCGCGATGTCGAACACCTTGAAGATTTCATGTCGATCCCGACACAGGAGGTCGTTGATGATCTGAACAGTCTGGACGGCGACATCATGATCTTGGGCGTCGGCGGAAAGATCGGCGTGACAATGGCCCGCATGGCCAAGAAGGCCTGCCCGGACAAGCGCGTGATCGGTGTCTCGCGGTTTTCCGAAGAAGGCGTGCAAGAGCGGCTGAATGCATGGGGCATTGAGACGATCCCGTGTGATCTGCTGGATCGGGATGCTGTGAACGCGCTGCCGAAGATCAAAAACGTGATCTACATGGCGGGGCTCAAGTTCGATTTCCGGGGCCGCGAAGATTTCCTCTGGGCAATGAACACAATCGCGCCGCAGATCACGGCCGAAGCTTTCAAAGACAGCCGGCTCGTCACTTTTTCGACCATTCACGTCTATCCATGGTCGAACCCTCTGCATGGCGGAGTAACGGAACAGGATCTGCCCTTGGCCCGGCCCGGCGAATACGCAAACTCTGTCGTCGGCCGTGAACGGACATTCGAGTATTTCTCCAAACTGCACGGGACGCCCGGCCGCGCCATGCGCTTTGTCTATGCGATCGACCCCCGCTATGGCGTGATGCAGGAAATCGCGAGCTGGGTGAAAGACGGAAAAGATATTCCGCTGGACACGGGCCACGTCAATATCATGTGGCAGGGCGATGCAAATGCGCAATTCCTCCGCATGTTGGCAAACACCACCGTTCCAACCAGCCCGATCAACGTTGGTGGCCCAGAAACTGTATCGGTACGCTACCTCGCCAACCGGTTTGGCCAGGAGTTCGGGATCGAGCCGCGGTTCACCGGCCAGGAGCAGGACAATTGTTTGCTGGTCAACTGTGACAAGGCCAACGGCATTCTGGGCAATCCGGTTGTCCCGATGGATCCGATGATCAAATGGGTCGCTGACTGGGTCAAGACAGGCAAACCCGTTCATGGCAAACCGTCAAAATTCGAAGTGCGATCAGGCGAATTTTGA
- a CDS encoding dihydrodipicolinate synthase family protein: MIAQDIPKEALNLLRTGVAIPAHPLLLDNDRKLDTTRQQAVTRYYLDAGAGGIAAGVHTTQFAIRDVGLYEPVLRLAAETALDWTDDARLLIAGVTGKTAQATQEAQVARGLGYHAALLNLAHLNGVPEAEILEHCRTVAKEMPVIGFALLPSVGGFHLSYEFWKAFAQIENVIAIKMAPFDRYRTIDIVRAVYDAGAEDRITLYTGNDDHIILDLIQPFVVRSEDGKQERRARIRGGLLGHWSVWVEKSAKMLRRIQAVPDGADMPEDLLALDSMVTDCNLAIYDALNDLKGCIPGCLEVLRRQGLAENTLCLNPDETLSPGQLEQIDRVYRMYPEMNDDIFVKINLERWLSGDQNAHPLVT; encoded by the coding sequence ATGATTGCCCAAGACATCCCAAAAGAGGCGTTGAACCTTCTTCGTACCGGCGTGGCCATTCCGGCCCATCCGTTACTGTTGGACAATGACCGCAAGTTGGACACCACCCGCCAACAGGCCGTCACGCGGTATTATTTGGATGCCGGGGCAGGCGGCATTGCCGCGGGCGTTCACACAACCCAATTCGCCATCCGCGACGTCGGACTTTATGAGCCGGTCTTGCGCCTCGCAGCCGAGACAGCGCTTGACTGGACAGACGACGCGCGGCTTCTCATTGCGGGGGTGACGGGCAAAACGGCGCAGGCTACCCAAGAGGCGCAGGTCGCACGGGGGCTGGGGTATCACGCGGCACTCTTGAACCTTGCCCACCTGAACGGCGTGCCGGAGGCGGAGATTCTTGAGCATTGCCGGACCGTTGCAAAGGAAATGCCGGTCATCGGATTTGCTCTTTTGCCTTCGGTGGGGGGCTTCCATCTGTCCTATGAGTTCTGGAAGGCCTTTGCGCAGATTGAAAACGTCATCGCGATCAAGATGGCCCCGTTTGATCGGTACCGGACGATTGATATTGTCCGCGCGGTCTATGATGCCGGCGCCGAAGATCGGATCACGCTCTACACCGGCAATGACGATCATATCATTCTGGATCTGATCCAGCCTTTCGTTGTGCGCTCTGAGGATGGCAAACAAGAACGCCGGGCCCGCATTCGCGGCGGGCTTCTGGGCCATTGGAGCGTTTGGGTCGAGAAATCCGCCAAGATGCTGCGCCGCATTCAGGCGGTTCCGGATGGCGCGGATATGCCCGAAGATCTGCTGGCCCTCGATAGCATGGTAACAGATTGTAATCTGGCGATTTATGACGCGCTGAACGATCTCAAGGGCTGCATCCCCGGTTGTCTCGAAGTGTTGCGCCGGCAGGGGCTGGCAGAGAACACATTGTGCCTCAATCCGGACGAAACCCTAAGCCCCGGTCAACTTGAACAAATTGACCGCGTTTACCGGATGTATCCGGAAATGAACGACGACATCTTTGTAAAAATCAATCTTGAACGCTGGCTGAGCGGTGACCAAAACGCGCACCCGCTTGTGACCTGA
- a CDS encoding acyl CoA:acetate/3-ketoacid CoA transferase: MNKIVTEAQAVADIPSHATVASAGVIGWVTPDKVLKALGDRFAQTAAPRDLTFFFPCGTGDAVGIKGMDHVAREGLMKRIVSGSYINPVDPATGQRPALMRLIHDNKVEAYSWPIGATMHWLREVARKSPGYMTRVGLGTYADPRHGGGKFTDKATEDLIRVITLDDEELLFYPSWPIDVAILRAATADEHGNLSWEDEPLTTSNVALALAAKASGGKVIAQVRRVVPVGDRPASQNRLPGVFVDQVVVDPDMMMTTDVPYDAAYFGGEHKDISTLSAPPFSVDRIIANRIAPEVRKHELSIFGFGAATDVPLVMAENGQFDNGGIYDYPGTTEHGAYGGIVMPGWQFSANINPDALLDGVTQFDVIDGGLCKFTALSFAEYDASGVVNVSKFGKANPGAGGFIDIAQNAERLIFAGTFTTGGLRADVVAGKLVIEREGKVRKFVKEAASITYRVQHGVSERNQDALIVTERAVFRCAADGLELIEIAPGIDLQTQVLDLMDFAPVRIAEPLALMDAAHFLKPDREEERVST, translated from the coding sequence ATGAACAAGATTGTTACAGAAGCCCAAGCCGTTGCGGACATTCCGTCACATGCAACAGTTGCCAGTGCGGGTGTCATCGGCTGGGTCACACCGGACAAGGTGCTCAAGGCATTGGGGGACCGGTTTGCACAAACCGCCGCGCCCCGCGATCTGACATTCTTTTTCCCTTGCGGGACAGGGGATGCGGTTGGCATCAAGGGGATGGATCACGTCGCCCGTGAAGGGCTGATGAAACGCATCGTGTCGGGCAGCTATATTAATCCGGTTGATCCGGCGACAGGGCAGCGACCAGCCTTGATGCGATTGATCCATGACAACAAGGTCGAAGCTTACAGCTGGCCGATTGGCGCAACCATGCATTGGCTGCGCGAAGTGGCCCGCAAGAGCCCGGGATATATGACCCGCGTTGGTCTGGGAACATATGCCGACCCCCGTCACGGCGGTGGCAAGTTTACCGATAAGGCAACCGAGGATCTGATCCGTGTGATCACCCTCGATGACGAGGAGCTGTTGTTCTACCCCAGTTGGCCCATCGATGTGGCGATCCTGCGGGCGGCCACGGCAGATGAACATGGCAACCTCAGTTGGGAAGATGAGCCGCTGACCACCTCCAACGTCGCATTGGCGCTGGCGGCCAAGGCGTCGGGCGGCAAGGTGATTGCCCAAGTGCGCCGCGTTGTGCCCGTGGGGGATCGTCCCGCCAGCCAGAATCGGCTTCCGGGCGTGTTTGTCGATCAGGTGGTTGTTGATCCCGATATGATGATGACCACTGATGTGCCCTATGATGCGGCCTATTTCGGCGGCGAGCACAAGGATATCTCAACCCTTTCCGCGCCACCGTTTTCGGTGGATCGGATTATTGCCAACCGGATCGCCCCGGAGGTTCGCAAGCACGAGCTGTCAATCTTTGGCTTTGGCGCGGCCACCGATGTGCCTTTGGTCATGGCCGAGAACGGCCAGTTTGATAACGGTGGCATATACGATTATCCCGGCACGACGGAACACGGCGCCTACGGCGGTATCGTGATGCCCGGCTGGCAGTTTTCGGCCAATATCAACCCTGATGCATTGCTTGATGGGGTCACGCAGTTTGACGTGATCGATGGGGGATTGTGCAAATTCACTGCGCTGAGTTTTGCGGAATATGACGCTTCCGGCGTTGTGAACGTGTCGAAATTTGGCAAGGCCAATCCGGGTGCTGGTGGATTTATCGACATCGCGCAGAATGCCGAACGCCTTATTTTTGCAGGTACTTTCACAACCGGTGGATTGCGTGCCGATGTGGTCGCTGGCAAGCTGGTGATCGAACGGGAGGGGAAAGTGCGGAAGTTTGTCAAAGAAGCCGCCTCCATCACCTACCGGGTTCAACACGGTGTATCCGAACGAAACCAGGATGCGTTGATCGTCACTGAACGGGCTGTTTTCAGATGCGCTGCGGATGGTCTTGAGCTGATCGAAATTGCGCCTGGCATTGATCTTCAAACGCAGGTTCTTGACCTGATGGATTTTGCACCGGTCAGAATAGCGGAGCCGCTGGCCCTGATGGATGCGGCCCATTTCTTGAAACCAGATCGGGAAGAGGAGCGCGTGAGCACATGA
- a CDS encoding enoyl-CoA hydratase/isomerase family protein, translating into MSDQILIDHKDGYAIVTNNKPARRNALGTQSMAELYAALLDLEKDPECKAVVLTGAAPAFCAGSDLKELGGLSIPDMCAHEAETARIARQIGMLSIPVVAAVEGYALGGGFILATSCDIVVSAASTKWNMPEVRNGWIPPWGLQTLAARTSAANARLITWGVLEIDGAEALRLGVADVIAPDGEALVAACGIAKRLAELPANAVASTKRFFETTATADAERQDAEANRLFGLDCQSEAAKAVLAKFTVAR; encoded by the coding sequence ATGAGCGATCAGATTTTGATAGATCACAAAGACGGCTACGCAATCGTCACAAACAACAAACCGGCCCGCCGCAATGCGCTGGGCACACAAAGCATGGCCGAACTTTATGCCGCGCTGCTGGATCTGGAAAAAGATCCCGAGTGTAAAGCGGTTGTTCTGACCGGTGCGGCACCAGCGTTCTGTGCGGGCAGTGATCTCAAGGAGCTGGGCGGGCTTTCGATACCGGACATGTGCGCCCATGAGGCGGAAACCGCACGTATCGCACGACAGATCGGGATGTTGTCCATTCCCGTTGTGGCGGCCGTGGAGGGGTATGCGCTGGGCGGCGGGTTTATCCTGGCGACGTCCTGCGACATCGTTGTCAGTGCGGCCAGCACAAAATGGAACATGCCAGAGGTGCGCAATGGCTGGATCCCGCCTTGGGGTCTGCAAACCTTGGCGGCGCGCACGAGCGCTGCAAACGCCCGGCTTATCACATGGGGTGTTCTGGAGATCGACGGGGCAGAGGCGCTGCGTCTTGGGGTTGCCGATGTGATTGCCCCGGACGGAGAGGCGCTGGTTGCCGCTTGCGGAATTGCAAAGCGGTTGGCCGAATTGCCCGCGAATGCCGTGGCCTCAACCAAGAGGTTCTTTGAAACAACCGCCACGGCTGATGCCGAACGGCAGGATGCAGAGGCCAACCGATTGTTTGGGCTTGATTGCCAAAGCGAGGCGGCCAAGGCCGTTCTGGCCAAGTTTACGGTGGCCCGATGA
- a CDS encoding FAD-dependent oxidoreductase codes for MTAQDLRAKQRLDCDLVVVGGGAAGVTTATIAARAGLRVVVIERHGFAGGGAVAGHSGTICGLYEATDNQSDAPVLAVHGFASEFISRMEERGGLAEPVQYGKTFTRVHDPIVWREVSDDLLTEAGVTTIYHAVATRVLAEGEKIEGVEVWTKQGPLEVRAKVTVDASGDADIVAMAGLPNFVGDNGRVQNPTMIFRLLGVDVGAFKARYGADTIMPPDVSQLIIDSNASGKYTLPRAKIWLFPTTRPNELLCNCTRIIGEDGRELNPLFWKDFSEAEIQGRRQAREYARFFKDNLVGCEQSFVNDMAVQVGVRQTRQVEGATKLTNTDVVLGTKFKHGIARSPWPIELHSGIKPKVEWLLNDVYEIPFGCFVPQAGENLMVAGRCLSAEHEAVASARVTAQCFGYGHAVGHAAVIAARDGVAPRDIQGADIRMILNRENARLD; via the coding sequence ATGACTGCGCAAGACCTAAGAGCCAAGCAAAGACTGGATTGCGATTTGGTTGTCGTTGGCGGTGGCGCCGCAGGGGTGACAACCGCAACCATTGCGGCACGCGCCGGTCTGCGGGTCGTCGTGATTGAACGTCACGGCTTTGCTGGCGGCGGGGCAGTGGCCGGTCACTCCGGCACCATTTGCGGGCTCTACGAGGCAACCGATAATCAGTCCGATGCGCCAGTCCTGGCCGTGCATGGATTTGCATCGGAATTTATCAGCCGGATGGAAGAACGCGGCGGACTGGCAGAGCCAGTGCAATACGGAAAAACCTTTACCCGCGTGCATGATCCGATTGTCTGGCGTGAGGTGTCGGATGATCTTTTGACCGAGGCGGGCGTTACAACCATCTATCACGCGGTCGCAACGCGCGTTCTGGCCGAAGGTGAGAAAATCGAAGGTGTCGAGGTTTGGACAAAACAGGGGCCGCTGGAGGTGCGCGCCAAGGTCACTGTGGACGCGTCAGGGGACGCAGATATCGTGGCAATGGCAGGCCTGCCCAACTTTGTCGGAGACAACGGGCGGGTGCAGAACCCGACGATGATCTTTCGGCTTTTGGGTGTCGATGTCGGTGCGTTCAAGGCACGTTATGGCGCGGACACCATTATGCCGCCAGATGTCTCGCAACTGATCATCGATAGCAATGCATCCGGGAAATATACCCTGCCGCGGGCCAAGATCTGGCTTTTTCCAACAACCCGCCCGAATGAGCTGCTTTGCAATTGCACGCGGATCATTGGCGAGGATGGTCGCGAGTTGAACCCATTGTTCTGGAAAGACTTTTCAGAGGCGGAAATACAGGGGCGCCGGCAAGCCCGTGAATACGCGCGGTTCTTCAAGGACAATCTCGTGGGATGTGAGCAGTCCTTTGTCAACGACATGGCGGTTCAGGTGGGGGTTCGGCAAACCCGGCAGGTCGAAGGCGCGACCAAGCTGACCAATACTGACGTGGTCCTTGGCACAAAATTCAAACATGGGATCGCGCGGTCCCCTTGGCCGATTGAACTGCATTCGGGAATAAAGCCTAAGGTCGAATGGCTGCTGAACGACGTTTATGAAATCCCCTTTGGGTGTTTCGTTCCGCAGGCGGGCGAAAACCTGATGGTCGCTGGCCGGTGCCTGTCGGCAGAGCATGAGGCCGTCGCCTCGGCTCGTGTGACGGCGCAGTGTTTTGGATACGGTCATGCGGTGGGTCACGCGGCGGTGATAGCCGCGCGGGACGGCGTTGCCCCAAGAGATATTCAAGGCGCGGATATCCGCATGATTTTGAACCGTGAAAATGCCCGGCTGGACTAA
- a CDS encoding GntR family transcriptional regulator, which produces MVKEIVEDPAVIEAGDRSLTDIAYDAIQKMIVTGRLGTHQLISESELGRELGCGRTPVREALQRLKFEGFVEVLPRRGILVTAADVTGQLELLEMRRPLEKLVVSLAAKRAKPKQKQAMLHLADELERAIKENDIEHYLDINKMIHEIQAEATGNRFLKNQITVVHNLSRRFWYASISDTDSFSIAAKHHAATLRAIAAGDETGAMESNCALLDCLEKATKDSIRGIG; this is translated from the coding sequence ATGGTAAAAGAGATTGTTGAAGATCCGGCGGTGATCGAAGCGGGCGACAGATCGCTGACAGACATTGCCTATGACGCGATCCAAAAGATGATCGTGACAGGACGCCTTGGCACCCATCAGCTTATCTCAGAAAGCGAACTTGGCCGTGAGTTGGGATGCGGCCGAACGCCCGTGCGCGAGGCGCTTCAGCGGCTGAAGTTCGAAGGGTTTGTCGAGGTTCTGCCGCGCCGTGGAATTCTAGTAACCGCCGCTGATGTCACAGGCCAGCTGGAGCTGCTGGAAATGCGCCGCCCCCTTGAAAAGCTGGTGGTATCTTTGGCCGCCAAACGCGCCAAGCCCAAACAAAAGCAGGCCATGTTGCATCTTGCGGATGAGTTGGAGCGGGCCATCAAGGAAAACGACATTGAGCATTACCTCGATATCAACAAGATGATCCACGAGATTCAGGCCGAAGCCACGGGCAACCGGTTTCTTAAAAACCAGATCACCGTTGTTCACAACCTTTCGCGGCGGTTTTGGTATGCGTCCATTTCGGACACCGACAGTTTTTCCATCGCCGCAAAACATCACGCCGCCACCTTGCGTGCAATTGCGGCTGGCGATGAAACCGGCGCGATGGAAAGCAACTGCGCCCTTTTGGATTGTCTTGAGAAAGCCACCAAGGATTCGATTCGCGGAATTGGCTGA
- a CDS encoding LysR family transcriptional regulator has translation MNIQSLRHFVTVAEEGSLGRAREKLNITQTGLTKSIQRLETSLGGALFRRSVQGMTLTQAGRTLLPHARLVLAQSDRAVSTVSDLIEGRDGAIAIGAAPEWLEFGVEQAVLDLRQKYPGTQIFISSGRNTRALVADLRDGRLDLVVGVSQMEDMDDLIFEPIASNRQGIILAKGHELLENDPVSLKDLEAYQWVLPVRSTLFRARLDNLFLEQGLAPPVAEIETNFMPFVISCVGHSGMLGTATDALIAAHPRSDVTFLEMGSMLERPMGIMTRAGEPVTRPQRRFVDVLKAHVGKV, from the coding sequence ATGAACATCCAAAGTTTGCGACATTTCGTGACAGTTGCCGAAGAGGGCAGCCTTGGCCGGGCACGGGAAAAACTGAATATCACGCAGACCGGCCTCACCAAGAGTATCCAGCGGCTTGAGACCAGTCTTGGCGGCGCACTGTTTCGCCGGTCGGTTCAGGGCATGACATTGACCCAGGCCGGACGCACCCTGCTGCCCCATGCGCGGCTGGTTCTGGCGCAGTCTGATCGCGCGGTCAGTACCGTGTCCGACCTGATTGAGGGCCGGGATGGCGCAATCGCCATCGGAGCGGCGCCAGAGTGGCTTGAGTTTGGGGTCGAACAGGCGGTTCTTGACTTGCGCCAGAAATACCCCGGCACGCAAATTTTCATCTCGTCGGGGCGCAACACACGGGCCTTGGTCGCCGATTTGCGCGACGGGCGGCTGGATTTGGTGGTCGGGGTGTCACAGATGGAAGATATGGACGACCTGATTTTTGAACCGATCGCATCCAACCGTCAGGGGATCATCCTGGCCAAAGGGCACGAACTGCTGGAGAACGATCCGGTTTCTCTCAAAGATCTGGAGGCCTACCAGTGGGTGTTGCCGGTTCGGAGCACCTTGTTCCGTGCCCGATTGGACAATCTGTTTTTGGAGCAGGGGCTGGCGCCCCCCGTTGCAGAGATAGAGACCAACTTTATGCCGTTTGTGATTTCCTGCGTCGGGCATAGCGGGATGCTTGGCACCGCAACCGACGCGCTGATCGCTGCGCATCCGCGATCCGATGTGACATTTCTGGAAATGGGGTCGATGCTTGAGCGGCCCATGGGCATCATGACACGGGCAGGCGAGCCGGTCACGCGGCCGCAGAGGCGTTTTGTTGATGTGCTCAAGGCGCATGTTGGAAAAGTGTAG
- a CDS encoding Bug family tripartite tricarboxylate transporter substrate binding protein, whose amino-acid sequence MKYLALAAAMAAGLASPLLADYPEQPIKLIVPTGAGGGMDTTARIVQRTIEANNLLPESIAIVNMKGAGGTIGTREVLKADPDGYTFGFWHEGIVTSNVMGVVDYDHNDFEIVGATGFVGLGIGVRKDSDIASLKDLLERGKSAPDTLSAATNIGLTVHFFPLLVAEEAGAKFRFVQAGGGAKRLAAVLGGHNDFATFGVNELVKHKDSGLRAIAVLANERSAALPDVPTAAEIGIPVSAQHTRIWLAPKGTPEDRLNVMRDALRAAMSNADLQAEFETLGISASFIEPDALDAQLDDFSAKIAPLVETVKASK is encoded by the coding sequence ATGAAGTATCTGGCACTTGCCGCGGCGATGGCCGCAGGATTGGCAAGCCCGCTTTTGGCGGATTACCCCGAACAACCGATCAAGCTGATTGTACCGACTGGTGCTGGCGGCGGTATGGACACCACGGCCCGCATCGTTCAGCGCACCATTGAAGCCAACAACTTGCTGCCCGAAAGCATCGCCATCGTGAATATGAAGGGCGCAGGCGGCACCATCGGCACCCGCGAAGTTCTCAAGGCGGATCCGGACGGCTATACATTCGGGTTCTGGCACGAAGGCATCGTGACCTCGAATGTCATGGGTGTGGTGGACTACGACCACAACGATTTCGAAATTGTCGGCGCGACGGGTTTTGTCGGTCTTGGCATAGGTGTGCGCAAGGACAGCGACATCGCGTCCTTGAAAGACTTGTTGGAGCGCGGCAAATCAGCGCCGGATACGCTTTCGGCTGCCACAAACATCGGACTGACCGTGCATTTCTTTCCACTTCTGGTGGCCGAGGAAGCCGGAGCAAAGTTTCGTTTTGTCCAGGCCGGCGGCGGGGCCAAGCGTCTGGCCGCGGTCTTGGGCGGGCACAATGATTTTGCCACTTTTGGCGTGAACGAGCTGGTCAAACACAAGGATTCGGGGCTGCGTGCCATCGCCGTCCTTGCAAATGAACGCAGCGCGGCTTTGCCTGATGTGCCCACAGCAGCCGAGATCGGCATACCGGTTTCTGCGCAGCACACAAGGATCTGGCTCGCGCCCAAAGGGACGCCCGAAGACCGGTTGAACGTCATGCGCGATGCCCTGCGAGCGGCAATGTCCAACGCAGATCTACAGGCAGAATTCGAAACTCTGGGCATTTCGGCCAGCTTCATCGAACCGGATGCCCTTGATGCCCAGCTTGACGACTTTAGCGCCAAAATTGCACCACTGGTCGAAACGGTCAAAGCGTCGAAATGA
- a CDS encoding tripartite tricarboxylate transporter TctB family protein — protein sequence MSTPAENLPEGGSPRPTDNADLHLCIFTAIIAAGLYAGASVLPPPTFDPLGSAAVPKAVAVVLAGLALLVLMPYVRQRRQSGATGEASLQGAANGAGIVLLALLYTGVLDFRIVPFWLATLLFIPAAGAIIRPERSVLIVNLIIGLILGVGGQWIFTKFFYMDLPV from the coding sequence ATGAGCACGCCAGCCGAAAACCTGCCTGAGGGCGGCTCACCCCGCCCGACGGACAACGCCGATCTCCACCTCTGTATCTTTACCGCCATCATTGCGGCTGGATTATACGCAGGTGCATCGGTGCTGCCACCGCCAACATTTGATCCTTTGGGATCGGCTGCCGTGCCAAAGGCAGTGGCTGTTGTTCTGGCCGGTTTGGCACTGCTTGTGCTGATGCCCTATGTGCGGCAGCGGCGGCAATCGGGAGCCACCGGCGAGGCCTCCCTTCAAGGAGCCGCAAACGGGGCCGGCATTGTGCTGTTGGCATTGCTTTATACCGGCGTGCTGGATTTCCGGATTGTCCCCTTCTGGCTAGCAACACTCCTGTTCATCCCCGCAGCAGGCGCCATCATCCGGCCTGAACGGTCGGTGCTGATCGTGAACCTGATCATTGGTTTGATCCTCGGCGTTGGCGGCCAGTGGATCTTTACGAAATTCTTTTACATGGATCTGCCGGTGTAA